A region from the Corylus avellana chromosome ca7, CavTom2PMs-1.0 genome encodes:
- the LOC132188092 gene encoding heat shock cognate 70 kDa protein-like — MAGEGDEWPAIGIDLGTTYSCVAVWQHDRVEIIVNDQGNRTTPSHVAFTDKERLVGEAAKDQIARNPTNSIFDAKRLIGRRFKDSLVQNDIKLWPFRVIEGSTNKPMIVATYKGEEKHFAAEEISAMVLEKMRYIAEAYLGRTVKNAVVTVPAYFNDSQRKATKDAGDIAGLNVMQIISEPMAAAIGYGLENVGTDKRNVLIFDLGGGTADVSLLTINDGTFKVKAVAGDTHLGGEDFDNMMLKHFVEVFKRQYKEDISGNPRALRRLKTACERVKRILSSATETTIEVDSLYNGIDFYSIITRARFEELNMDLFRKSIELVKKCLSDAKMDKRGVDDVVLTGGSSRILKLNKSINPDEAVAYGAAIQAAKMAGKGSRKVQQIVLMDVNPLSLGVELIGGEMSVVIPRNTVIPTKMENNYTTSYDNQTAVLFPIYEGERARAVDNNWLGEFRLSPILAAPKGVANMKVWFEIDVNGILNVSAVEETTGVSCKITITDYKAKRSKEEIDKRKQALEKTNN, encoded by the exons ATGGCCGGCGAAGGAGATGAGTGGCCAGCGATAGGGATTGATCTGGGGACGACGTACTCATGCGTGGCAGTGTGGCAGCATGATCGAGTGGAGATCATAGTGAATGATCAAGGCAACAGGACGACGCCGTCTCATGTTGCCTTTACTGACAAAGAGCGCTTGGTTGGTGAAGCAGCCAAGGACCAGATCGCCAGAAACCCCACTAACTCTATCTTTG atgcAAAGCGGTTAATTGGTAGAAGATTTAAAGATTCTTTAGTTCAAAATGATATCAAGCTTTGGCCATTCAGGGTCATTGAAGGTTCTACCAATAAGCCTATGATTGTAGCAACTTATAAGGGTGAAGAGAAGCATTTTGCTGCCGAGGAAATTTCAGCCATGGTCCTTGAAAAGATGCGTTACATTGCCGAGGCCTACCTTGGTAGAACCGTGAAAAATGCTGTAGTCACTGTCCCAGCTTACTTCAATGACTCACAGCGTAAGGCCACAAAGGATGCTGGAGACATTGCAGGACTCAATGTCATGCAGATAATCAGTGAACCAATGGCAGCTGCCATTGGTTACGGTCTTGAAAATGTGGGCACTGATAAGAGAAATGTGTTGATATTCGATTTGGGTGGTGGTACTGCAGATGTCTCACTACTTACCATTAATGATGGTACTTTTAAAGTGAAAGCTGTCGCGGGAGACACTCACCTCGGAGGTGAGGACTTTGACAACATGATGTTAAAGCACTTTGTTGAAGTATTTAAGAGACAATACAAGGAAGACATTAGTGGAAATCCTAGAGCTCTGAGGAGGTTGAAAACTGCTTGTGAGAGAGTAAAGAGGATTCTTTCTTCTGCAACTGAGACTACCATTGAAGTTGATTCTTTATACAATGGTATTGATTTCTACTCAATTATTACCCGTGCAAGATTTGAGGAACTTAATATGGACTTGTTTAGAAAGTCTATTGAGCTTGTGAAGAAATGTCTGAGTGATGCTAAGATGGACAAGAGAGGAGTAGATGATGTCGTTCTTACTGGTGGTTCTTCTAGAATTCTCAAG CTTAACAAGAGCATCAACCCAGATGAAGCTGTGGCTTATGGAGCCGCTATTCAAGCTGCAAAGATGGCTGGTAAGGGTAGTAGGAAAGTTCAACAGATTGTGCTCATGGATGTCAACCCTCTATCCCTTGGAGTGGAGTTAATCGGAGGTGAGATGTCTGTTGTGATTCCGAGGAATACAGTCATTCCCACCAAGATGGAGAATAACTACACCACCTCCTATGACAACCAAACTGCTGTTTTGTTTCCAATTTACGAGGGTGAGAGAGCGAGAGCTGTGGATAACAACTGGTTGGGAGAATTTAGGCTTTCCCCCATTCTTGCAGCACCCAAGGGTGTCGCTAATATGAAAGTATGGTTTGAGATAGATGTTAATGGTATCTTGAATGTTTCTGCTGTGGAGGAGACCACTGGTGTAAGTTGCAAGATCACCATCACCGATTACAAGGCGAAACGGTCCAAAGAAGAGATTGATAAGAGAAAACAAGCCCTGGAGAAAACAAACAATTGA